CTATAAGGGAAAAAACACAAtggtttaaataatattaattgtatttgtttacaaaTGGAGCTCTATTACCCTGAATTAAAAAGGTGGGTTGAATAGATTCTAGAAGTCCCATGCTAGCGTTGTCAAATGAATTGCCATTTTACAAAGACTCACTAAGAAACGTTTTTTTAGACCAGTATTCATCAACTGAATAACACCACCTATAGaaagaattatactgtgtgttgcTAGGCAGGCTACAGCAAGTCATACAGCGATACTCAATGGTGCAGGCTCCGACTATGGGGTACAGCCTCGCAACGGAGTTCAATTACTGTCCTGAAAGCAGGGTAAACATTGTGCGGGACTCAgtgtatgtttttgtattgtttgaaaACGTATTTGTAACTTTAGCTGCCGCTCACCCAGTTCTCGACAACTGTAAATATCAGAGCCGCAGAATCAGACAGCAAGCTACTCTGAGTTGATGTTGTTCGTTTTGACGTGTCGATCTCTGCCATCAGAAAGGAGACACCGCACGTGTGAAAGTCGGTACACCCAGAAACTACAGGAGGCTAATGGGTAGTACCTTCATTAGAATCGCGGTGAAGCAAGATTTAGGGTGTTAGAAACATTATCAGAGTGGCTGCAGGTGCAAACTTTATCCCGGAGCTAAATGTGCGCCgaaacaatacaaataatcaaCGTTATCTTTTGACTCCAAAGAAACTGTATGATATAAACAGCATATAACAGCAAACCTCGCAATTTAACTAGGAGTTAGTTAGTGCTTTACATCGAAGTAAACTATCTCTTTGTTTCTGTAACAGCGGGCCTTCACCAATCCAAAGTACAAATATAATTGGTCAATTATCTTAGCTGTTACACACACTGCATTTAGTTGGCTAAAAGATGGAATAGATAGGAATGTATAGGCTACTGCAGCCTATCGTATATTAGCCAGAGATTTGAGTGCATGAGTTATTTTACCCACAAGGGGGCGCCAGTGTATTAGCGCTAATGACTGTCGTGTCAAGAACCACGAATAAGAAATCGATTTATGTTGACCTGCTTCATTCTTCATTTTGTATGCAGAAATGCAGATTAATTCTTACATTTATAAAGTTAATTTTATGTTGAAGTTAAATGAACAATAGGTAATGCTGATAACTCGTTGGCCACTGTACTTAAAACATTTAGATTCCTTTTGCTGTCTCGGGATATGCGATAACCGGTCATTGCTCCGTGTGTCCTGTTTATTAGAGATCAACGTGTAAGATATTGCAATCGTGCTCTAGGACTATATCAAGCAGGTAGAATCCATAGAAGTAATTAAATTTCAgtgcatattaaaatataaatgaagcaGCCGGGGTAAACGCGGGAAGTCGTGTTTTAACGTGATTATGCAATTTGCCAGGTTGGCTGGTTTAGTAGGCTAccaacattataaatattttccttttgtaGCTATTAAAGTGAACCATgactagttgttgttgttgttgttgttttcgtTTTAATAGGCTGGTCaagctgtgtttatttgaatGAAAATAACGTCTTTGGTATATACGTTATATAGGGAAATAAAGCGAAACTGGAGGCCTGTGCCTTTAtggtgtgtgcaggtgtgtgcgcgcaggggggaggagagggaggggtgaCAGGTGGATTCAATCCCAATCTGAGTTGCCCAGGAAATGTCATTGGCTGTCTCGGTCACCTTGGAGACAGCGCCCCGCCTCCTGTCAGCACCACAAGGCGGATcatctgtggggggggggggggggggctgtgaaaCCCGCCCTGTAGAGAATACGGGAATTTGCTTAAAtttttcagaaacttttttttttcatttgaatttttaaCAAGGCTCGTTTTAAAAGATTAGGtttaacaataatagtaataataataatacattttaaaaccaagtgttcgggggggggggggggggttatatattATCTATACTAAATTTAGAACGGCGcatacattgtttaatatcattaaataaatattttaaatacacgtCATCTTCGGTTCTCATACCATATGCACTTTGGTTTTATAAAGCATAAATCAGCTGTGTTTTCTGATACCTTAAGTTTTTATAATGCGGTTCATTTAACCATGTAATTCAGCAGTCCATTTCAACACATTACATTAATTAATTCGTATGTGGTCCGATagattacaaaattaaatattttaaaacttgtgCGAACTATATTGAgcgttattttataaatatagtattgttttttcatttgtttaaaaaaaaaaaaaaaaaaaaaaaagtacaatttaaattgaattttgtcAGAAGTTTAACCAGTCGCAGTGTTTACCGGGTATAGTCCTTTTGATGGTGTAATCCTCACTTGGAGGTTGTGGGTTTATTTCGTCTTTGTGTTGTTCTTCAGAAACGAAGAAAGACAGCATTTTTCTGTGCCGAGATGCGGATAGTTCATCATCCTACAACAATATTGTACAGGCTTTCTCAAAACCGTGTAGCATGACAAAACGTTTTCCAGAGACAACAGCAATGTGATGACATCACCACGCTGCGTTAATTAATTACCTCGCCACACCAGACCTGATAAAACTCTGTATCActcacattttaaagaaaagtttataTTCGTGCATTTATCATTTTTGTGTAACAAACTGATCCAATTATTTCACATTGTGTGATGACTATTTACGTGTACTTAATTAAACAAACTAAACCCCAAAACTGAGTTATACGagaattaaagatttaaaaaaaatctcctaTCTGCAATAATCCTGTCGAAACCTCGACCTGCTAATCATCACCTACCCCCTCAGCTGCCAGGTTGAACGGCGGCCCCTGGTTGGCCGAGGGGAGCTCATTGTTAGCCTGTCAATCTAAATCACAGGGAGAGCTGCTATTAACAGCTGGGCTGGCGGGCAAGTTTACAGAGTGCTCATCAGAAACAGACAGGCTCTCACCAAGACCAGGAAAGGGTAGCAAGCGCACGCTTtggcagaacaaaaataaatacttagtgTTTCATCCGGTTGTTTCTTTACTACTACAtctcttctgttttttcttttggagGATAGCTGTAAATTAAAAGCAGCAGAATGTACAGCATGATGGAAACCGAGATCAAAGGCACGCATTCGCAGCCCAACACGGGCTCTGCGGCGGGAGGCAACAATTGCAAAAGCAACAGCGGCAACGCCAACGATCAGGACCGGGTGAAGCGGCCCATGAACGCCTTCATGGTGTGGTCCAGGGGACAGCGGAGGAAAATGGCTCAGGAAAACCCCAAAATGCACAACTCTGAGATCAGCAAGCGTCTGGGGGCAGACTGGAAACTGCTGACAGACGCGGAGAAGCGACCCTTCATTGACGAGGCGAAGAGGCTGCGAGCCATGCACATGAAGGAACACCCGGATTATAAATACCGACCCCGCAGGAAGACCAAGACCCTGCTCAAGAAAGACAAGTACTCCTTACCCGGCGGGCTCATGGCGCCTGTTGCCAACACTGTCAACGGCTCCGTCTCGGTGGGACAGAGGATGGACAGCTATGCCCACATGAACGGCTGGACCAACAGCGCGTATTCCCTGATGCAAGACCAGCTGGGTTATTCTCAGCACCCGAGCATGAACAGCCCCCAGATCCAGCAGATGCACCGGTACGAGATGGCTGGGCTGCAGTACAACCCCATGATGTCCACCGCACAGACCTACATGAATGCGGCTTCCACGTACAGCATGTCCCCGGCTTACACCCAGCAGACGACGAGCGGCATGGGCTTGGGTTCGATGGCGTCGGTGTGCAAGTCGGAGCCCAGCTCTCCTCCACCGGCAGTCACGTCCCATTCCCAAAGAGCGTGCCTGGGCGACTTGAGGGATATGATTAGCATGTACCTCCCTCCCGCTGGAGACGGCTCAGACCATGCCTCGCTCCAGGCCAGCAGGTTACACAGTGTGCACCAACACTACCAGAGCGCTGGGACTGGCGTGAACGGTACGCTCCCACTcacccacatttaaaacaaaccaagcCAAGAGACTTGAACTCCGCAGTACTTTTGGATACTTGAACACTTTGTTCTCTGAAAACTGTGAATCggagaaataataaacaaaaagagtaatgcaattttttttttttttttttttttcaaacgaaACTGTCGGAACTGTCCGAGCCCGGCAGAGTTTTTAAAGATGTATTGCAAAGAGGCTTTTTTATGACGAGAACCTGAGTAATCGAGTTCAGTAGAAGAATTGGACTTCATTTTAAAAGGTggcaccccacccccccccgccccccccccccccccccccccccccccccccaaagaaaagAAACTGTGGCTTCAGAGAGGCGGATTagttttttgatgttttaaaatgtaagaaaaagaAACGGAAAATTCAAGTAAATGTTTACACTTAATATGTAGATTGGCTTTGTCCAAAACTTTGTAGAATTGTTTTTAATGGAGTATTAGATTGGAATTGCTTTTGAAACTCTGTGCGGGTCGCAAGCGCAAGTTTGTATTTAtagtaaggtgtgtgtgtgttttttttttttttttttttttttttttatttttttaaagcttgtgaACAACTTTTGTATGGTGGTTGTTGTTTTGAAATGATCCTTTTTGGTTTCGTGAGGTTTTTACTGCTGTGAAATGTTTCAGGTTATCACACGGACCGAGACTTTATTTAAACGAATGACGTTTCTACAGACTTCAAGACCACTCTCTATTCCAAAACGATAAATAAATTTGTAGTAAACAAACGATtcaagtttctattttttttttttttttttttttttttttaaatctatatgtAATTATTGTAACCAATTGTCTAACTGGACTGTGTGTGTAAGAAAGTAAATAAATCCAGCCATTTTATGGaactaaaaatattgttatttgtaAAGAGGTTACACTGAAAGGTAATCACCTGTTCATTATCAACGCCTCGGTACGTATCACGTGAAATGAAAGTGCAGGTTGCACGTCTGTTATTAAAACAGTAATTAGATTTCAGCGGGATGAGTGGGAAATAAAATGCCTGCCTCGGTTGAGCTGCTCGGATTGACACGAGCGTTTATcggggttttttttctttttttttcctctgcgtGACGCATTAAAGGGTTCGGTTTATAGAACAGCTTTTAATTGTTGTCAATTTTACATAAAAGCCGGTCTTTAACCAACCGGGGTAAATGAGATATTTGAATAAAGAAATCAATATCTCATCAAATCACATTTTCAGGGGTTTGTGCCAATTCCGAGAATTAATGTTTTTGAGGGAAGGTGCCTGGATTAGGGAGATTATAaaatatggactttttttttttttttttttttttaaagaaaatattattaaacaaa
This window of the Polyodon spathula isolate WHYD16114869_AA chromosome 7, ASM1765450v1, whole genome shotgun sequence genome carries:
- the LOC121318856 gene encoding transcription factor Sox-3-like, giving the protein MYSMMETEIKGTHSQPNTGSAAGGNNCKSNSGNANDQDRVKRPMNAFMVWSRGQRRKMAQENPKMHNSEISKRLGADWKLLTDAEKRPFIDEAKRLRAMHMKEHPDYKYRPRRKTKTLLKKDKYSLPGGLMAPVANTVNGSVSVGQRMDSYAHMNGWTNSAYSLMQDQLGYSQHPSMNSPQIQQMHRYEMAGLQYNPMMSTAQTYMNAASTYSMSPAYTQQTTSGMGLGSMASVCKSEPSSPPPAVTSHSQRACLGDLRDMISMYLPPAGDGSDHASLQASRLHSVHQHYQSAGTGVNGTLPLTHI